The Cyanobacteriota bacterium genomic interval CGGCTGAATACACCCATCAAATTCTTAGTCATGTCAGTAATTTCGTGTCGCTAGCTCTACGGATTCTCCCGTAGGTTACGTATGTAGGCTACGTGCATATTCTGTTGTCAAATTGCTAACCATGCAGGATCAAATTGCCAACTAGTCAATCTGAACTAGAGCGAAACCCCTGATTCTGTAGGAGTTTCATTAGTTAGCCAGCCCAGAATCGACTCAGATTAAACTATATTTAAGTTATGATTGTAGTGCCAGCTAATGACCCTTGAATAAATTTAATTGCTGATTTAATCACTCAGTTCATAGGATTGCGATAAAATGTTTTTCAGCACAAAACTAATTCAATTCAGCGTTAAACTCTGAATGCTTGCAGCAGTTGGAATGAATTCCTTGACGACTAGCTTTGATACAGTTATTTGTGATTTGTGTATTTCTTAGCCAACTATTCTAGGTAACTAAGTTAATGAGTAGATTAATGAGTAGAAAGAAAGTTGAGCCACTCACGGGCGAGGCGTTGCTAAAGAAAGTAAAAGAGCTGGAACACCTTAGCAAAGAAGAAAAAGCCAAGGAATGTGGTTACTACACCATTACTCAAAACGGCACGCCACGGGTCAATGTGATGAAATTTTCCAATGCGTTGCTAGATGCTGTTGGTATTGAACTCGATGGCAAACCGAATGGTGATGGACGGGGCGGACGAAATGCCACTTATCGCATCAAGGTGCAAGCAAATGGCAACCTGCTAATTGGGGCAGCCTACACTAGACGCATGGAACTACAACCGGGTGATGAGTTTGAAATTTCCTTGGGACGCAAGCACATCTACCTAAAGCAAGTCGATCCTGAGGACGATGAATAACATGGAAACTGTTGATTGGATGATGG includes:
- a CDS encoding AbrB family transcriptional regulator, with translation MSRKKVEPLTGEALLKKVKELEHLSKEEKAKECGYYTITQNGTPRVNVMKFSNALLDAVGIELDGKPNGDGRGGRNATYRIKVQANGNLLIGAAYTRRMELQPGDEFEISLGRKHIYLKQVDPEDDE